In Pieris rapae chromosome 18, ilPieRapa1.1, whole genome shotgun sequence, one genomic interval encodes:
- the LOC110994512 gene encoding trimethyllysine dioxygenase, mitochondrial, giving the protein MTEIKAVNRNGTALKVIFDDGYDLTFESCWLRDHCRCHICYDPKTNLRTAHILDIPEVDIDGAVCKDRKLIVKWSDGHVSSYEGDFLSEFNYETWSKSRKSAPKLWRGDDIVNKVAKVPVKKFLNTTDGASAVFQSLLDYGVAFIEDVEPSLAATEVVCKALGGVQHTLFGGMWEISPEPGNNDTAYMSVGLPQHTDLSSFTEPAGLQVFHCLRHDGSGGASVISDGFYAAMKLKEENPKDFAFLTTFKAEADYQFDGHYFRHAAPMIELDQYNDVRLVRFNTHDRSSMAFESGEQCKNYYRAIRNFAKHIENKENLWTFKLKPGLIMVFDNFRAFHGRTEFTGMRVIVGSYVSRTDWLDKARSFKLIK; this is encoded by the exons atgaCAG aaataaaagcCGTAAATAGGAACGGAACAGCTCTGAAAGTAATTTTTGACGATGGATATGATTTAACATTCGAAAGTTGCTGGTTGAGAGATCACtgcag gtgCCACATTTGCTACGATCCAAAAACAAATCTAAGAACTGCCCACATTTTGGATATTCCTGAAGTTGATATTGATGGTGCCGTGTGCAAAGATAGGAAACTTATAGTAAAGt GGTCAGACGGCCACGTATCGAGTTACGAAGGAGACTTCTTATCAGAATTCAATTACGAAACGTGGAGCAAGAGTCGGAAGAGTGCACCGAAACTCTGGCGAGGTGATGACATAGTAAACAAAGTCGCTAAGGTCCCGGTCAAGAAATTCCTTAACACTACTGATGGAGCCTCTGCTGTATTCCAGTCTTTACTGGATTATGGAGTGGCTTTCATAGAAGAT GTCGAACCAAGTCTAGCAGCTACGGAAGTAGTGTGCAAAGCATTAGGTGGTGTTCAGCATACTTTATTTGGTGGTATGTGGGAGATTAGCCCGGAACCGGGAAACAATGATACAGCCTATATGAGCGTGGGACTACCTCAGCACACAGATCTTTCATCCTTCACTGAGCCGGctgg gCTTCAAGTGTTCCACTGTTTACGACACGATGGTTCTGGTGGAGCGAGCGTTATCTCAGATGGATTTTATGCAGCAATGAAATTGAAGGAAGAAAATCCTAAAGATTTCGCTTTCCTGACCACGTTCAAGGCGGAGGCGGATTACCAGTTCGATGGTCATTATTTTAGACACGCTGCACCGATGATTGAACTGGATCAATATAATGATGTTCGTCTAGTAAG ATTCAATACGCATGACCGATCCTCTATGGCATTTGAAAGTGGCGAGCAGTGCAAAAATTATTACCGGGCGATCCGGAACTTTGCTAAgcatattgaaaataaagaaaatctatggacatttaaattaaaaccag GGCTGATCATGGTATTTGACAACTTCAGGGCTTTTCACGGAAGAACTGAGTTTACAGGAATGAGAGTTATAGTTGGCAGCTACGTATCACGTACTGATTGGCTCGACAAAGCTCGAAGCTTCAAGCTTATTAAGTAG